A genomic window from Gossypium hirsutum isolate 1008001.06 chromosome D12, Gossypium_hirsutum_v2.1, whole genome shotgun sequence includes:
- the LOC107945642 gene encoding F-box protein PP2-A13, protein MGANISGGGSIDGDATGPPLRPRLDDIPESCAALILARLNPPEICNLARLNRSFRSASLADFIWESKLPSNYKLIVEKLFVEEDRDLMNLKKKDVYARLTKPIPFDGGTKEIWLDKNTGGVCLSMSSKALTITGIDDRRYWNHISTEESSYRTVAYLQQTWWFEADGELEFQFPAGTYSLFFRLHLGKSSKRLGRRVCNTEHVHGWDIKPVQFQLTTSDGQHVLSRCYLDNPGSWVLYHVGDFIVENSNALTNIKFSSTQIDCTHTKGGLCVDAAFIYPSSARKQVKLCS, encoded by the exons ATGGGTGCCAACATATCTGGTGGTGGTTCAATTGACGGCGATGCAACCGGTCCTCCATTAAGGCCAAGACTCGATGACATACCAGAGAGCTGCGCCGCCTTAATTTTAGCAAGGTTAAACCCACCGGAGATTTGTAACTTGGCACGTTTGAACAGGTCTTTTCGTAGTGCTTCATTGGCTGATTTCATATGGGAATCGAAATTGCCATCAAATTATAAGTTGATTGTGGAAAAATTGTTTGTTGAAGAAGATAGAGatttgatgaatttgaagaagaaagatgtttaTGCTAGGTTGACCAAGCCTATCCCTTTTGATGGTGGCACAAAG GAGATATGGTTGGATAAGAACACAGGTGGGGTTTGTTTATCAATGTCTTCTAAGGCGTTGACAATTACAGGGATTGATGATCGGAGATATTGGAACCATATTTCCACCGAGGAATCTAG CTATCGAACAGTAGCCTACCTCCAACAAACATGGTGGTTCGAAGCCGACGGAGAGCTCGAGTTTCAATTCCCCGCCGGGACATATTCCCTATTCTTTAGACTCCACCTCGGGAAATCCTCAAAAAGACTCGGCCGTCGGGTTTGCAACACCGAGCACGTCCACGGATGGGACATAAAACCGGTCCAATTCCAACTAACAACTTCGGACGGCCAACATGTCTTATCTCGGTGTTATTTAGACAATCCAGGGAGTTGGGTTCTCTACCATGTCGGAGATTTCATAGTTGAGAACTCTAATGCGTTgacaaacatcaaattttcatcgACTCAAATTGATTGCACTCATACAAAAGGAGGCCTTTGTGTTGATGCTGCATTTATATACCCCAGTAGTGCTAGAAAACAGGTTAAATTGTGTTCATGA